One genomic window of Arvicanthis niloticus isolate mArvNil1 chromosome 24, mArvNil1.pat.X, whole genome shotgun sequence includes the following:
- the LOC143438114 gene encoding LOW QUALITY PROTEIN: uncharacterized protein LOC143438114 (The sequence of the model RefSeq protein was modified relative to this genomic sequence to represent the inferred CDS: deleted 1 base in 1 codon) — translation MDAVTFDDVHVDFTLEEWALLDPSQKSLYKDVILETYWNLTAIGYDLEDHNIEEHFQSSRRHGRPERSHTGEKPYEDFKCGETFAHHSSLQIRKRIHTGEKPYECNPCGKTFAYHCHLGIHKIIHTAEKLYKCIQCGKGFSEHNTLQRHKITHSEEKPYECNQCGKAFAHHENHERTHIGEKTYKCKECDKAFSQHCYMRIHKRIHTGEKPYECNQCGKAFVCLSSRRVHERTHTGKKPYKCNQCNKDFASQSDLKKHKRTHTGEKPYKCDQCGKVFASQSDLKKHKRTHTGEKPYKCDQCGKVFASQSHLKRHRRTHTGEKPYECNQCGKAFSDHHTLRIHERTHTGEKPFECNQCGKTFKLHSQLRIHKRTHTGEKPYECNQCGKTFACPSSFQKHKRIHTGEKPYECNQCVKAFAYHSSLRKHERTHTGEKPFRCNQCGKIFSQHNSLQIHKRTHTGEKPYECNKCGKAFPYDSSLRVHERTHTGVKPYECNQCGKAFGYHSHLQRHERIHTGEKPINVSNVVKPLYVTVIFKGINEFILERNLKNVFNMMKAFA, via the exons ATG gatgcagtaaCCTTTGATGATGTACATGTGGACTTCACTTTGGAAGAGTGGGCTTTGTTGGATCCTTCTCAGAAGAGTCTTTACAAGGATGTGAtactggagacctactggaacctcactgctatag GTTATGATTTGGAAGACCATAATATTGAAGAACATTTTCAAAGTTCGAGAAGACATGGAAG AcctgaaagaagtcatactggagagaaaccctatgaagaTTTTAAGTGTGGTGAAACCTTTgcacatcacagtagtctccaaatacgtaaaagaattcatactggagagaaaccctatgaatgtaatccatgtggtaaaacctttgcaTATCACTGCCATCTtggaatacataaaataatacatactgCAGAGAAACTCTACAAATGTATTCAATGTGGTAAAGGTTTTTCAGAACATAAtactctccaaagacataaaataaccCATTCAGaggagaaaccctatgaatgtaatcaatgtggtaaagcctttgcacatcATGAAAATCATGAAAGAACTCACATTGGAGAGAAAACTTACAAATGTAAGGAATGCGATAAAGCCTTTTCACAGCACTGTTATATGcgaatacataaaagaatacacactggagagaaaccttatgaatgtaatcagtgtggtaaagcctttgtatGTCTCAGCAGTCGCCGAGtgcatgaaagaacacatactggaaagaaaccctacaaatgtaatcaatgtaatAAAGACTTTGCAAGTCAGAGTGAtcttaaaaaacataaaagaacacatactggagagaaaccctacaaatgtgatcaatgtggtaaagtctttgcaaGTCAGAGTGAtcttaaaaaacataaaagaacacatactggagagaaaccctacaaatgtgatcaatgtggtaaagtctttgcaaGTCAGAGTCATCTTAaaagacatagaagaacacatactggagagaaaccttatgaatgtaatcaatgtggtaaagcgttTTCAGACCACCATACTCTCCGaatacatgaaagaacacatactggagagaaaccctttgAATGTAACCAGTGTGGTAAAACTTTTAAACTACACAGTCAACTccgaatacataaaagaacacacactggagagaaaccttatgaatgtaaccaatgtggtaaaacctttgcaTGTCCCAGTAgtttccaaaaacataaaagaatacatactggagagaaaccctatgaatgcaatcagtgtgttaaagcctttgcatatcacagtagtctccgAAAACacgaaagaacacatactggggAGAAACCCTTCagatgtaatcagtgtggtaaaatCTTTTCGCAGCACAAtagtctccaaatacataaaagaacacatactggggagaaaccctatgaatgtaataaatgtggtaaagcctttccatacGACAGTAGTCTCCGAGtgcatgaaagaacacataccggagtgaagccttatgaatgtaaccagtgtggcaaagcctttggatatcacagtcatcttcagagacatgaaagaatacatactggagagaaacct attaacgtaagcaatgtggtaaagcctttgtatGTCACAGTAATCTTCAAAGGCATAAATGAATTTATACTCGAGAGAAACCTCAAGAATGTATTTAATATGATGAAGGCTTTTGCATGA